The following are encoded together in the Cheilinus undulatus linkage group 3, ASM1832078v1, whole genome shotgun sequence genome:
- the hrh1 gene encoding histamine H1 receptor, with amino-acid sequence MMESGLSPSADPLHLNTNSYANKSNSSWDGLLDGDLLRSNHTLNFPYSFQNAMLGVSLGLLSLLTVVMNLLVLYAVKREKSLHTVGNLYIVSLSVADLIVGATVMPLNLVYLLEDEWKLGRAVCQFWLIMDYVASTASIFSLFILCLDRYRSVRQPLKYLKYRTRGKASAMISGAWLLSMMWIIPILGWRSFTHVDLKPEEENKCDTDFRFVTWFKVITAVFNFYIPSILMVWFYTHIYLAVRQHLRDRERIIHPTDSFGENEVGQKALSPVKNVSKSPKQECEVPMKLSKRERLLDQNTLDQVYSLEETDKTKAASSRSHRKIGVKCQQTSLLAMTSKRLKRCSLSPEEKQPDVETPLSQPLQQEVNCPEGNNDNKLQASLNECHVTVPNSVSGVSDVGLVSDVQKLASALNNFSPSCTLPWTDEGVGDAKEDPDNAVTLRQTWQRFLYQSRQRIQSLRIHKEHKAAKQLGFIIAAFLLCWIPYFIVFMVMAFCRECVHHDLHMFTIWLGYINSTLNPFIYPLCNGNFKRVFKSILKIGL; translated from the coding sequence ATGATGGAATCTGGTCTGTCACCTTCAGCAGACCCTCTTCACCTTAATACGAACAGCTatgccaataagagcaacagtAGCTGGGATGGCCTGTTGGATGGTGACTTGCTGAGGAGCAACCATACCCTGAACTTCCCTTACAGCTTTCAGAATGCCATGCTCGGGGTGTCTCTGGGACTTCTTTCCCTCCTCACAGTCGTGATGAACCTGCTCGTCCTCTACGcagtgaagagagagaagagcctTCATACTGTCGGTAACCTCTACATCGTTAGCCTGTCTGTGGCGGATCTCATCGTGGGGGCCACAGTTATGCCTCTTAATTTGGTGTATTTATTGGAGGATGAATGGAAGCTTGGGCGGGCTGTCTGCCAGTTTTGGCTTATTATGGACTATGTTGCAAGCACCGCAtctattttcagtttgtttatcCTGTGTTTGGACAGATACCGCTCCGTCAGACAGCCACTTAAGTACCTCAAATACCGGACACGTGGGAAAGCCAGTGCCATGATATCAGGGGCCTGGCTTCTGTCGATGATGTGGATTATTCCGATTTTAGGATGGAGGTCTTTCACTCATGTTGACCTAAAACCAGAGGAGGAGAACAAGTGTGACACAGATTTCCGCTTCGTCACATGGTTTAAGGtcatcactgctgtttttaactTCTACATACCTTCGATTTTGATGGTGTGGTTTTATACGCACATCTACTTGGCAGTGAGGCAACATCTGAGGGACAGGGAGAGAATCATTCATCCCACTGATTCATTCGGGGAAAATGAGGTTGGACAGAAAGCTCTATCGCCAGtgaaaaatgtctcaaaatCGCCAAAGCAGGAATGTGAAGTTCCAATGAAACTATCAAAGAGAGAGCGTTTGTTGGACCAGAACACTCTCGATCAAGTATATTCCCTTGAAGAGACAGACAAAACCAAAGCTGCTTCATCCAGATCGCACagaaaaattggtgtaaagtgccAGCAGACGTCGTTACTTGCCATGACATCAAAACGACTCAAAAGATGCTCATTGTCTCCTGAGGAGAAGCAGCCAGATGTTGAGACTCCCTTGAGTCAACCTCTCCAGCAGGAAGTAAACTGTCCTGAAGGTAACAACGATAACAAACTTCAAGCATCTTTAAATGAATGTCACGTCACAGTGCCGAACTCAGTGAGTGGTGTCAGTGATGTTGGCCTGGTTTCAGATGTGCAGAAGCTTGCATCTGCGCTCAACAACTTCAGTCCAAGCTGCACTCTTCCCTGGACTGACGAAGGAGTCGGAGATGCCAAAGAGGACCCAGATAATGCTGTGACTCTGAGACAGACATGGCAAAGGTTCCTTTACCAGTCACGCCAGCGAATCCAAAGCCTGAGGATCCACAAAGAGCACAAAGCAGCCAAACAGTTAGGTTTTATAATCGCTGCTTTTTTGCTGTGTTGGATACCGTACTTCATTGTTTTCATGGTCATGGCGTTCTGTAGAGAATGTGTGCATCATGACCTTCACATGTTCACAATATGGCTAGGTTATATCAACTCCACTCTCAACCCTTTTATATACCCGCTCTGCAATGGGAACTTTAAACGTGTCTTTAAAAGCATTCTGAAAATTGGTTTGTGA